The following proteins are co-located in the Fluviicola sp. genome:
- a CDS encoding T9SS type A sorting domain-containing protein: MKKSYHPSLFVLFLLLFTGISHAQTYSGGAGTILDPYQIATKSDLQYLSEHENHWDKYFLQTADIYFNSSDFQTGGNFYNNGEGFKTLGNEFTAFLGSYDANGHLIDSLYINRPTVDYQGFFGRKVWGSIRGLGLTHIFVKGQSYNGGLVGRFDDGDIVDCYTTGTVYGNIIFTGSDLNFTGGLTGYHTNGIIARCHSTADVDGNIVGGLIGLIENSTVNDCYATGNVFGNNGSYVGGLIGLIGFGPTSVDAIVKDCFASGNVSGNYAVGGLIGNSDGTISNCFASGSVSGNYSGGGLIGFTASTGTVINCYATGSVTGIQFLGGLIGYNSGDLKNCHAVGNVTSSTGNDTIGGLCGGNEGTILHSFWDMQASGVTHSFGGAGLPTSAMKDIQTFIGAGWDFELETSNGSNDIWKMGGCSFDYPVFSWQQIVPHPTATSYEFACGSYTWAVTGLNYPGTGIYLGTVSTPSGCDSLLVLNLTVGVIPSDFVFNNGDGNFIASFGTSYQWIDCFTNAYIPGATGQFFAPSSNGFYSVLITNNGCSITSDCLEMTNLGIPDWSDEAFTVFPNPAQNKVTISLPVNSASLSITDTQGKVLFAGQITADQQISLDSFENGVYFFAIETETGKVLKRVVKN, translated from the coding sequence TTGAAGAAGTCATACCACCCATCTCTTTTTGTTTTATTCCTGTTACTTTTCACAGGCATCTCCCATGCCCAAACTTACTCCGGAGGTGCGGGAACAATTTTAGATCCGTATCAAATAGCGACCAAATCGGATTTGCAGTATTTGAGCGAACACGAGAATCATTGGGACAAATACTTTTTGCAAACTGCAGACATTTACTTCAACTCTTCCGACTTTCAAACCGGGGGCAATTTCTACAACAACGGAGAAGGTTTCAAAACACTTGGTAATGAATTCACTGCATTCTTAGGATCTTACGATGCAAACGGGCACTTGATTGACAGTTTGTATATCAACAGGCCAACTGTAGATTACCAGGGCTTTTTCGGACGCAAGGTTTGGGGATCGATCAGAGGATTAGGTCTTACGCACATTTTTGTGAAAGGCCAAAGTTATAACGGCGGACTGGTCGGACGTTTTGATGACGGAGATATTGTTGATTGTTACACAACCGGCACTGTTTATGGAAATATCATTTTCACCGGAAGCGATCTAAACTTTACAGGAGGATTAACCGGATATCATACGAATGGCATCATTGCGCGCTGCCATTCTACGGCAGATGTAGACGGAAATATCGTTGGAGGCCTGATTGGACTTATTGAAAACAGTACTGTAAACGATTGTTATGCTACCGGAAATGTATTTGGGAATAACGGCAGTTATGTAGGTGGTTTGATTGGTCTAATCGGTTTTGGCCCTACATCCGTGGATGCTATCGTAAAGGATTGCTTTGCAAGCGGAAATGTGAGCGGAAATTATGCTGTGGGAGGACTTATCGGAAATTCAGACGGCACTATTTCCAATTGTTTTGCTTCAGGATCTGTAAGCGGGAATTATTCCGGAGGAGGTTTGATAGGATTTACTGCTTCAACCGGAACTGTTATCAATTGCTATGCAACGGGTTCTGTGACCGGCATACAATTTCTCGGTGGATTGATCGGTTATAATTCCGGCGATCTCAAAAATTGCCATGCAGTGGGAAATGTGACAAGCAGTACCGGTAATGATACGATCGGCGGTTTGTGCGGAGGAAATGAAGGGACTATTCTTCATTCCTTTTGGGACATGCAGGCTTCAGGAGTTACTCACAGTTTCGGCGGCGCCGGTTTGCCAACTTCCGCCATGAAAGACATTCAAACTTTTATTGGTGCAGGATGGGATTTTGAATTGGAAACCTCCAACGGATCCAACGACATCTGGAAAATGGGCGGATGCTCGTTTGACTACCCGGTCTTCAGCTGGCAGCAAATTGTTCCGCATCCTACTGCTACTTCTTATGAATTTGCCTGTGGTTCCTATACCTGGGCTGTAACCGGCCTGAATTATCCGGGCACAGGGATTTATTTGGGAACAGTTTCCACCCCTTCCGGATGTGATTCGCTATTGGTTTTGAATTTAACCGTGGGAGTAATTCCTTCAGACTTTGTTTTCAACAATGGCGACGGCAATTTCATTGCTTCTTTCGGCACCAGTTATCAATGGATCGATTGCTTTACAAATGCCTACATCCCGGGAGCAACCGGCCAGTTTTTCGCTCCTTCTTCCAATGGATTTTACTCCGTTTTGATTACAAACAACGGCTGTTCCATTACTTCCGACTGTTTGGAAATGACAAATCTTGGCATCCCAGACTGGTCCGACGAAGCTTTCACAGTATTCCCGAATCCTGCACAAAACAAGGTCACGATTTCCCTGCCCGTGAACAGCGCTTCATTATCCATCACAGACACGCAAGGCAAGGTTTTATTTGCGGGTCAGATCACTGCTGATCAGCAAATTTCACTGGATTCTTTTGAGAACGGGGTTTATTTCTTTGCTATTGAAACGGAAACCGGAAAAGTTCTGAAACGCGTCGTAAAAAATTAA